From a region of the Victivallis lenta genome:
- a CDS encoding AraC family transcriptional regulator, producing MLRPYIANENNPHMHPAGEEWRGEKLYDFRFYELEIVSYSLPLAVFRWDTYARNDSFHRHCDFYELVLVYRGSARNDNGTGRLETVTVGNVFLLPPGSIHRYQAIHEFAHFNILFRPELLNQVRFDLEELPGFQTLFRSFGAAGDPAAVSPCLFLPETEMANVMLMLEECRRELDELEPGFQSAAVASFLRALTAICRRARVQGGRGDESSFRISRVVEQLNSRYPEGFNVPQMAKLAGMSASNFRHRFSEVMGVSPVEYLTRLRLKMAAPLLTTPENITNIAFRVGFEDSNYFARQFRKYAGLTPTEFRRRFSNGEITLQELDTRLFVLPRSQPGNRV from the coding sequence GTGCTGCGCCCTTACATCGCCAATGAAAACAACCCCCATATGCACCCGGCGGGTGAAGAATGGAGGGGGGAGAAACTTTACGACTTCCGCTTTTATGAACTGGAGATCGTCTCCTACTCCCTGCCGCTGGCGGTGTTCCGCTGGGATACCTACGCCCGGAACGACTCCTTTCACCGCCACTGCGACTTCTACGAGCTGGTTCTCGTGTACCGGGGCTCCGCCCGGAACGACAACGGGACCGGCAGGCTCGAGACCGTCACGGTCGGCAATGTTTTCCTGCTGCCGCCGGGAAGCATCCACCGTTATCAGGCGATTCATGAATTCGCGCACTTCAACATCCTCTTCCGGCCGGAACTGCTGAATCAGGTCCGGTTCGATCTTGAGGAGCTGCCGGGATTCCAGACGCTGTTCCGGAGCTTCGGCGCGGCGGGAGACCCCGCCGCGGTTTCGCCGTGTCTCTTCCTGCCGGAGACCGAGATGGCGAACGTCATGCTGATGCTCGAGGAGTGCCGCCGGGAACTTGACGAACTCGAACCGGGATTCCAGAGCGCCGCGGTGGCGTCGTTTCTGCGCGCGCTCACCGCGATCTGCCGCCGGGCGCGGGTGCAGGGCGGACGCGGCGACGAGAGTTCGTTCCGGATCAGCCGGGTGGTCGAGCAGCTGAACAGCCGGTATCCGGAGGGGTTCAACGTTCCGCAGATGGCGAAACTCGCCGGGATGTCCGCCTCCAATTTCCGCCACCGTTTCTCCGAGGTGATGGGAGTCTCTCCGGTCGAGTACCTGACCCGGCTCCGGCTGAAGATGGCGGCTCCGCTGCTGACGACCCCCGAAAACATCACGAACATCGCGTTCCGGGTGGGCTTCGAGGACAGCAACTATTTCGCGCGCCAGTTCCGCAAATACGCCGGGCTCACGCCGACGGAATTCCGCCGCCGCTTCAGCAACGGCGAAATCACGCTGCAGGAGCTGGACACCCGGCTTTTCGTCCTGCCGCGCTCCCAGCCGGGAAACCGGGTCTGA
- a CDS encoding prepilin-type N-terminal cleavage/methylation domain-containing protein, with protein sequence MKRDSRPTALPDGRLYRFTLIELLVVIAIITILAAMLLPALNKSRAAAQSTQCTSDLKQMGLGFAVYASDFNDYIAPPWVGSWAVGQSMKYTIWGRDKDDGPLASYFPYKVSRLGCPTFLPASDNPYTSSYAYNNGGLCNTSSDECKGTITKWHRLTEANAPAQTVTVFDGAVGGWGWLAVRGTDDGNSGCYAIYKYRYPHNRHANIAWLDGHVNAMTERELFRGGTHVAWMTWKQYYYFRLVK encoded by the coding sequence ATGAAAAGGGATTCCAGACCGACTGCGCTGCCGGACGGCAGGCTGTACCGTTTTACGCTGATTGAACTTCTGGTGGTGATTGCGATTATCACGATTTTGGCAGCAATGTTGTTGCCTGCATTGAATAAGTCACGTGCGGCAGCGCAGAGCACCCAATGCACTTCCGACCTCAAGCAGATGGGACTAGGTTTTGCAGTGTATGCCAGTGATTTTAATGATTATATTGCGCCTCCATGGGTTGGTTCCTGGGCTGTAGGCCAAAGTATGAAATACACCATTTGGGGGAGAGATAAAGATGACGGGCCACTGGCATCTTATTTTCCCTATAAAGTTTCCAGACTCGGCTGTCCGACATTTTTACCGGCCTCTGATAACCCTTATACAAGCAGTTACGCGTATAACAACGGCGGTCTCTGCAATACCAGCAGCGACGAATGCAAAGGCACCATTACCAAATGGCATCGCCTCACCGAGGCAAATGCCCCGGCACAGACTGTCACGGTTTTTGACGGCGCTGTAGGCGGCTGGGGATGGCTAGCTGTGCGTGGAACAGACGATGGAAATAGCGGTTGCTATGCAATTTACAAATACCGCTATCCACATAACAGGCACGCTAATATTGCGTGGCTTGACGGACATGTAAATGCAATGACGGAAAGGGAACTATTCAGAGGAGGAACACATGTAGCTTGGATGACGTGGAAACAATATTACTACTTCAGGTTAGTCAAATAA
- the tatA gene encoding twin-arginine translocase TatA/TatE family subunit, whose translation MSLGFTEIILIALFILIVFGAKRIPELARAMGRASYEFKKAKESLNSESRELTAAKGNTAESEEKNA comes from the coding sequence ATGTCGCTCGGTTTTACGGAAATCATTCTGATCGCACTCTTTATCCTGATCGTCTTCGGCGCAAAACGCATCCCCGAACTCGCCCGCGCGATGGGCCGGGCCTCCTATGAATTCAAAAAGGCGAAGGAGTCCCTGAATTCAGAGAGCCGGGAGTTGACGGCTGCAAAGGGAAATACCGCCGAAAGCGAAGAAAAAAATGCCTGA
- a CDS encoding aldo/keto reductase, translating to MNRREFLKSAALMTTAGAMFGKGAVLKAAESAAVPPQGPVLNFNPQMQYRPMGRTGVNVSALGFGLLRLPMLADGKTVDAAQSVAMIRRAIEGGVNYIDTGRVYLGGQSEAVAGKALKGNWRDRVYVTSKSPWWIMERPEDFEKFFDESRRAIGTDVIDFYHIHMIMHRGWKEKVIPFKLIDRIMKLKEQGKIRFAGFSFHDRLGLFKEVVESAPWDFCLIQHNYLDYEYEAGCLGPKYAAANGMGLAVMKPVRTGFLANLPPAMREALRSTGVVKPDVEWALDYLWDIPEVSVAVSGMGSMADVEANLRYASKAKPNMLTPDERKALGAAIRAFRQAPGHIDCTGCYQCIPCPHNVAIGYIFAYVYNNYLLHKNKKKALFDYTVSMSPIQRGAPASACVNCGACLAKCPQKLNIPELLKRVRNDLEA from the coding sequence ATGAACCGACGTGAATTTCTGAAATCAGCGGCGTTGATGACCACCGCCGGAGCGATGTTCGGCAAAGGAGCGGTTCTGAAAGCGGCGGAGAGTGCCGCCGTACCCCCCCAAGGTCCGGTTTTGAATTTCAATCCCCAGATGCAGTATCGCCCGATGGGGCGCACCGGCGTCAATGTCTCCGCGCTCGGCTTCGGCCTCCTGCGGCTGCCGATGCTCGCAGACGGCAAGACCGTGGACGCGGCGCAGAGCGTCGCCATGATCCGTCGCGCAATCGAAGGCGGCGTGAACTACATCGACACCGGCCGGGTCTACCTCGGCGGACAGAGCGAAGCGGTTGCAGGAAAAGCTCTCAAGGGGAACTGGCGCGACCGGGTCTACGTGACTTCCAAGTCGCCGTGGTGGATCATGGAGCGGCCGGAGGATTTCGAGAAATTTTTCGACGAGTCCCGCCGGGCGATCGGAACCGACGTGATCGACTTCTACCACATCCACATGATCATGCACCGGGGCTGGAAGGAGAAGGTGATCCCGTTCAAACTGATCGACAGGATCATGAAGCTCAAGGAGCAGGGAAAAATCCGTTTCGCGGGCTTTTCGTTCCACGACCGGCTCGGACTGTTCAAGGAGGTGGTCGAATCCGCCCCCTGGGACTTCTGCCTGATCCAGCACAATTATCTCGACTATGAATATGAAGCAGGATGTCTCGGCCCGAAGTACGCCGCCGCCAACGGCATGGGACTGGCCGTGATGAAGCCGGTCCGCACCGGATTTCTCGCAAACCTGCCGCCGGCGATGCGCGAAGCCCTGCGCTCAACGGGAGTTGTCAAACCCGACGTGGAGTGGGCGCTCGACTACCTGTGGGATATCCCGGAGGTCAGCGTCGCGGTCAGCGGCATGGGCTCGATGGCGGATGTCGAAGCCAACCTCCGCTACGCCTCCAAAGCGAAGCCGAACATGCTCACGCCGGATGAACGCAAGGCGCTCGGAGCGGCGATCAGGGCGTTCCGGCAGGCCCCCGGCCACATCGACTGCACCGGCTGCTATCAGTGCATTCCGTGTCCGCACAACGTGGCGATCGGTTACATTTTCGCTTACGTCTACAACAACTATCTGCTGCACAAGAACAAAAAGAAGGCGCTGTTCGACTACACGGTCTCCATGTCGCCGATCCAGCGCGGCGCGCCCGCGTCGGCGTGCGTGAACTGCGGCGCCTGCCTCGCAAAATGTCCGCAGAAGCTCAACATCCCGGAGCTGCTGAAACGGGTCAGAAACGATCTCGAAGCGTAA
- a CDS encoding DUF6259 domain-containing protein, giving the protein MRSLFHINCSLLIVTYLLPWISWAGVATISENSQEIVIDNSNYKIQLSKRNGGIKKISSRGTDISLSNENGGCLWVAGSENSSQYSPDGKKKMSYAINDDRVQFSFDSEKINVDVTIVPQNDYIDFRAAVTPKGNDIGQFMLPGKLTFSPQAVDGVTLHLDWPRNVGMTLNKQFFMDRTASNSSGNIYVKGRMHSGAAYHTIFGSDGNSDNRSFASSNLRPGKDAADWLGEDLSKTIDGVPVTANRTFADGQAEIVIGDSDKGVFFGASRLGGKGYFFRVGGGAGNKPKVANGANAKDVAFNMILAAMRRVSEEAKADGRSTIAVIRVKNGPAMGWAAWATVAEWCDKLKSMGGNYLEIKNEDELVAAMDNPDTALIVNPYGEMCLMPNGMTPPQFGHAIRRYVRGGGSWLETAGYPFWYQLDGRFLELRDRPVPSAFADFFHFKLKGRELAIYSVQPMDYEPFAGKHDLTKIFTPSKYSIGGNENGGFLERPFDFMIAKETTWQSPVVRLRFGQNIMESCNSFCADNKIARKLSDKMPPEKLERLKSSVLYRCFARNIKDEFKTLERLPKPGIFHLFQYCRYGHDHGYPDLLPPKPSYASPEEFKRYIDEVHASGSLFMPYTNNTWWCPPGPTFARVGKAALVAKADGSSISESWGSGGATVTMWHDEVRKANDEMIRLFTEDYPSDIVFQDQVCSRTAIRDYNPASPTPSAYIEGLASTVRRDGRRIPLSSEDLWWGMVDSVILGCGHSFGIIPSEDWYDSIHKDLPNSVWNFYPLIAAMTHDKVIFTQHDLGGAVDNMYQMSLSLAFGFSMINYGWTEKYDDRQNLEWVKWLDRVQKSVCAAYAGVPLKSFSHDWNLYGKEHEGVMLRRSYIPKGRHTIREYRENTNDGVVKTAYGPVEITANLGPAPLQDGNNLIAPYGFIAKGTDFVAGVVKAWGNIQAQDDFSFVVGADGAGTAAWLYAKPETSVTFPLPLGFALKKAVLESGAELKFKTTQQFVTLKMPASTDKCRILWKVNLFSR; this is encoded by the coding sequence ATGAGATCTCTCTTTCACATAAATTGCAGCTTGCTGATAGTTACATATTTACTGCCTTGGATAAGTTGGGCAGGGGTAGCAACAATCTCTGAAAATTCTCAAGAAATCGTTATCGACAACAGTAATTATAAAATCCAGTTGTCAAAGCGCAACGGCGGCATCAAGAAAATCAGTAGCAGGGGAACCGATATTTCCCTGAGTAATGAGAATGGCGGCTGCCTGTGGGTGGCTGGAAGTGAAAATTCCAGCCAGTACTCGCCTGACGGCAAAAAGAAGATGTCCTATGCCATCAATGATGACCGCGTGCAATTTTCCTTTGACTCGGAGAAAATCAACGTCGATGTCACAATTGTGCCGCAGAACGATTATATCGATTTTCGTGCCGCAGTTACCCCCAAAGGAAACGATATTGGCCAATTCATGCTTCCCGGCAAATTGACATTTTCGCCGCAGGCGGTGGATGGCGTCACCCTGCATCTGGACTGGCCGCGCAATGTCGGCATGACCCTGAACAAGCAGTTCTTCATGGATCGCACCGCCTCCAACTCGTCCGGGAACATCTATGTCAAGGGGCGGATGCACAGCGGCGCGGCATATCACACCATCTTCGGCTCCGATGGCAATTCGGATAATCGTTCGTTTGCCTCGAGCAACCTGCGCCCCGGCAAGGATGCCGCCGACTGGCTGGGTGAAGATTTGTCCAAGACCATTGACGGCGTCCCGGTGACCGCCAACCGGACCTTCGCCGACGGACAGGCGGAGATTGTCATCGGCGACTCCGACAAGGGGGTGTTCTTCGGAGCCTCCCGCCTGGGTGGCAAGGGGTATTTCTTTCGGGTCGGCGGCGGCGCCGGCAACAAGCCCAAGGTCGCCAATGGCGCCAATGCAAAAGATGTCGCTTTCAACATGATTCTGGCCGCAATGCGCCGGGTCTCCGAAGAAGCGAAGGCCGACGGCCGCTCCACGATCGCGGTGATCCGTGTCAAGAATGGTCCGGCGATGGGCTGGGCGGCCTGGGCCACTGTGGCGGAATGGTGCGACAAACTCAAGAGCATGGGCGGCAATTACCTGGAGATCAAGAACGAGGACGAGCTGGTCGCAGCAATGGACAACCCGGATACCGCCCTGATCGTCAATCCCTATGGCGAGATGTGCCTCATGCCCAATGGCATGACTCCGCCGCAATTCGGTCATGCCATCAGGAGATATGTCAGAGGCGGCGGATCGTGGCTGGAAACTGCCGGATACCCCTTCTGGTATCAGCTTGACGGACGCTTTCTGGAACTGCGGGACCGCCCGGTGCCGTCGGCCTTCGCCGACTTCTTCCACTTCAAGCTCAAAGGCCGTGAGTTGGCCATCTACAGCGTCCAGCCGATGGACTACGAGCCGTTCGCCGGCAAGCACGACCTCACCAAGATCTTCACGCCGTCCAAATATTCCATCGGCGGCAATGAAAATGGCGGATTCCTGGAGCGGCCGTTTGATTTCATGATTGCCAAGGAGACGACCTGGCAAAGCCCCGTCGTCCGGCTGCGCTTCGGACAGAACATCATGGAGTCGTGCAACTCCTTCTGCGCCGACAACAAGATAGCCCGGAAGCTGTCGGACAAGATGCCGCCGGAAAAACTGGAGAGATTGAAGTCGTCGGTACTCTATCGCTGTTTCGCCAGGAATATCAAGGACGAGTTCAAGACCCTGGAGCGGCTGCCCAAGCCGGGGATCTTCCACCTGTTCCAGTATTGCCGGTACGGCCATGACCACGGCTATCCTGATTTGCTGCCTCCGAAGCCAAGCTATGCCAGTCCCGAGGAGTTCAAGCGATACATCGACGAGGTACATGCCTCAGGCTCACTGTTCATGCCTTACACCAACAACACCTGGTGGTGCCCGCCCGGTCCGACCTTTGCACGGGTGGGGAAGGCCGCACTGGTAGCCAAAGCAGATGGCAGTTCAATCAGCGAAAGCTGGGGATCCGGCGGAGCCACGGTCACCATGTGGCATGATGAAGTCCGCAAGGCCAACGACGAAATGATCAGGCTCTTCACTGAGGATTATCCCTCCGACATTGTGTTCCAAGACCAAGTCTGTTCCCGCACGGCCATCCGTGATTACAATCCTGCGTCCCCAACGCCCTCCGCATATATCGAGGGACTTGCCTCGACGGTGCGTCGCGACGGACGGCGAATCCCGCTGTCATCGGAAGACTTGTGGTGGGGGATGGTCGACAGTGTAATTCTAGGTTGCGGACACTCCTTCGGCATCATCCCCTCGGAGGACTGGTATGACTCCATACACAAGGATTTGCCGAACTCAGTCTGGAATTTCTATCCGCTGATCGCCGCCATGACCCATGACAAGGTGATCTTCACCCAGCATGACCTGGGCGGCGCAGTGGACAACATGTACCAGATGTCGCTCTCGCTGGCCTTCGGCTTCTCCATGATCAATTACGGCTGGACGGAGAAATATGACGACCGGCAGAACCTGGAGTGGGTGAAGTGGCTGGATCGCGTCCAGAAAAGCGTCTGCGCCGCCTACGCCGGAGTCCCGCTTAAATCCTTCAGCCACGACTGGAATCTCTATGGCAAGGAACACGAAGGCGTGATGCTCCGCAGGTCATACATTCCCAAGGGCAGACACACCATCCGCGAATACCGGGAAAACACCAACGACGGAGTAGTGAAAACCGCCTACGGACCAGTGGAAATCACCGCCAACCTGGGTCCCGCACCCCTGCAGGACGGAAATAACCTGATTGCGCCATACGGATTCATCGCCAAGGGGACGGACTTCGTGGCCGGCGTGGTCAAGGCCTGGGGGAACATACAGGCCCAGGACGACTTCAGTTTCGTGGTCGGCGCGGACGGTGCCGGAACCGCGGCATGGTTGTATGCCAAGCCGGAAACATCGGTCACTTTCCCGCTGCCACTAGGATTTGCCTTGAAAAAAGCGGTTCTGGAGTCGGGTGCGGAACTGAAATTCAAGACCACGCAACAATTCGTCACGTTGAAAATGCCGGCTTCCACTGACAAATGCCGGATATTGTGGAAAGTTAATCTTTTCTCACGTTGA
- a CDS encoding 4Fe-4S binding protein: protein MKRQSLWKPLRIAAAAFFLLGCGAAFAGIGGGIAEMLHVQFGPALMRCLAAFSAGALATALGIAAFTFLFGRFYCAVLCPFGILQDAIGFLSRRKGTAVPNFRRTRYAVAGTAFGMLAFGWTALFLLLDPYSNFGRIAGSFTAGSVIPLIVIVILAVWKKRIYYTAICPVGTLLGLIAKHGVFRLRLTDRCVKCGMCVKVCPAGCIDPHNGTLDNERCVRCMNCVSACRLQAVKFALPERKTPPVDQARRAFLINGGVLVAGVAAGMVLAKTGMGKLAEYAKRFLILPPGAGDAERFAARCTACQLCTANCPAKIIVPAPGGDGPVSLDLSRGACRFDCNRCSQVCPTGAIRSLTLAAKRKTKIAEAKFNPRSCIVFQDGEKCGKCAAACPTGAITLRANGTPRPVNAALCIGCGACQAVCPAPGKAMTVHEIERQIVLNGKGAI from the coding sequence ATGAAAAGACAATCGTTATGGAAACCGCTGCGAATCGCCGCCGCCGCGTTTTTTCTGCTGGGTTGCGGAGCCGCATTTGCCGGAATCGGCGGCGGTATTGCAGAAATGCTGCATGTGCAGTTCGGTCCGGCATTGATGAGGTGCCTTGCGGCATTTTCCGCCGGGGCACTCGCGACCGCGCTCGGAATCGCGGCGTTCACGTTTCTGTTCGGACGGTTCTACTGCGCGGTGCTTTGCCCGTTCGGCATCCTGCAGGATGCGATCGGCTTCCTCTCCCGGCGAAAGGGAACGGCGGTTCCGAATTTCCGCAGAACCCGCTACGCCGTCGCCGGAACCGCGTTCGGAATGCTGGCGTTCGGCTGGACGGCGCTGTTTCTGCTGCTCGATCCCTATTCCAATTTCGGGCGGATCGCCGGTTCGTTCACCGCCGGAAGCGTGATCCCGCTGATTGTGATTGTGATCCTCGCCGTCTGGAAAAAACGGATTTACTACACCGCGATCTGCCCGGTCGGAACTTTGCTCGGCCTGATCGCAAAGCACGGGGTTTTCCGGCTGCGCCTGACCGACCGGTGCGTCAAATGCGGCATGTGCGTGAAGGTCTGTCCGGCGGGATGCATCGACCCTCACAACGGAACGCTTGACAACGAACGCTGCGTCCGCTGCATGAATTGCGTTTCCGCCTGCCGGCTCCAGGCGGTGAAGTTCGCGCTGCCGGAGCGGAAAACTCCGCCGGTCGATCAGGCGCGCCGGGCGTTTCTGATCAACGGCGGCGTGCTGGTCGCCGGAGTCGCCGCCGGGATGGTGCTGGCGAAAACCGGCATGGGCAAACTGGCGGAGTATGCGAAACGGTTCCTGATCCTGCCGCCCGGCGCGGGGGATGCGGAGCGGTTCGCCGCCAGATGCACGGCGTGCCAGCTCTGCACGGCGAACTGTCCGGCGAAGATCATCGTTCCGGCTCCCGGCGGCGACGGTCCGGTATCGCTGGATCTCTCGCGCGGCGCCTGCCGATTCGACTGCAACCGGTGCTCGCAGGTCTGTCCGACGGGGGCGATCCGTTCGCTGACGCTCGCCGCCAAACGGAAAACGAAGATTGCGGAGGCGAAATTCAATCCGCGAAGCTGCATCGTCTTTCAGGATGGGGAAAAATGCGGGAAATGCGCGGCCGCCTGTCCGACCGGCGCAATCACGCTCCGGGCCAACGGCACGCCGCGCCCGGTGAATGCCGCGCTGTGCATCGGCTGCGGCGCCTGTCAGGCGGTCTGCCCGGCTCCCGGAAAGGCGATGACCGTTCATGAAATCGAAAGGCAGATCGTGCTGAATGGAAAGGGGGCGATATGA
- a CDS encoding DUF1893 domain-containing protein codes for MKFVFSTIALILSGVFAGCASAPEPGLEAARRMILDGRAECVLVKDGRILAQESGGGVSPLLTIYETRKGDMADAVIVDKVVGRAAAAIAICGKARHVHGEVMSEDAAEFLKAHGITSGCTLPVPRILNRKRDGLCPLEQSVAGIDDPEQALAALKNKIESFRKNRN; via the coding sequence GTGAAATTTGTATTTTCGACCATCGCGCTCATCCTGTCCGGCGTGTTCGCCGGCTGCGCTTCCGCGCCGGAACCCGGCCTCGAAGCCGCCCGGAGGATGATTCTGGACGGCCGGGCCGAGTGCGTGCTGGTGAAGGACGGCCGGATTCTGGCGCAGGAGAGCGGCGGCGGCGTCAGCCCGCTGCTGACCATCTACGAAACCCGGAAAGGCGATATGGCCGATGCCGTGATCGTCGACAAAGTCGTCGGCCGCGCCGCCGCGGCAATCGCCATCTGCGGGAAAGCCCGGCACGTCCACGGCGAAGTCATGAGCGAGGATGCGGCGGAGTTTCTGAAAGCGCACGGCATCACTTCCGGCTGCACGCTGCCGGTGCCGCGCATCTTGAACCGGAAACGCGACGGGCTCTGTCCGCTGGAGCAGTCGGTCGCCGGCATCGACGATCCGGAACAAGCCCTCGCCGCCCTGAAGAATAAAATCGAATCATTCAGAAAGAACCGGAACTGA
- the tatC gene encoding twin-arginine translocase subunit TatC produces the protein MNDSENTLIAHLDALRRTLLRCVTVTALLYPVGYLASPYVINALAQWCFPESAGKLHYFAPMEVFWVQLKLALILALALAYPWNMLQLWRFLLPALYDGERRVLGWWIVFSSVLFFGGVAFCTGVILPMLMNFSGGFATPELQPILGLANFLNLAGWLMLAFGVMFQAPIAVLLAVRFDAISTESLKRKRPYVMTAILILAAILTPPDIVSQVALAIPTWLLFELGLFLAGQMKRKGEQEYEQA, from the coding sequence ATGAACGATTCCGAAAACACCCTGATCGCCCATCTGGACGCATTGCGCCGCACCCTTCTGCGCTGCGTGACGGTTACGGCACTCCTGTATCCGGTCGGATATCTGGCGTCGCCGTATGTCATCAATGCGCTGGCGCAGTGGTGTTTTCCCGAATCGGCCGGCAAACTGCACTACTTTGCGCCGATGGAGGTGTTCTGGGTGCAGCTCAAACTTGCGCTGATTCTGGCGCTGGCGCTGGCGTATCCGTGGAACATGCTGCAGCTCTGGCGCTTCCTGCTCCCCGCGCTTTACGACGGGGAGCGGAGGGTTCTCGGATGGTGGATCGTTTTTTCATCGGTTTTATTCTTCGGCGGGGTGGCGTTCTGCACGGGAGTGATCCTGCCGATGCTGATGAACTTTTCCGGAGGCTTCGCCACGCCGGAGCTTCAGCCGATCCTCGGACTGGCGAACTTCCTGAACCTCGCCGGCTGGCTGATGCTCGCCTTCGGCGTCATGTTCCAGGCGCCGATTGCAGTGCTGCTGGCGGTCCGTTTCGACGCGATTTCCACAGAGTCGCTGAAGCGTAAAAGACCGTATGTGATGACGGCGATCCTGATCCTCGCCGCGATCCTGACACCGCCGGATATCGTCAGCCAGGTGGCGCTGGCCATCCCGACCTGGCTGCTCTTTGAACTCGGCCTATTTCTCGCCGGACAGATGAAACGAAAAGGAGAACAGGAATATGAACAGGCGTGA
- the tatA gene encoding twin-arginine translocase TatA/TatE family subunit, which yields MSLGFTEIILIVLFILIVFGAKRIPELARAMGRASYEFKKAKNALSTEGQELMNAAEKAAAKEEKQEKEQA from the coding sequence ATGTCGCTCGGATTTACGGAAATCATCCTGATCGTGCTCTTTATCCTGATCGTATTCGGCGCAAAGCGCATCCCGGAGCTGGCTCGTGCGATGGGGCGCGCATCGTATGAATTCAAAAAGGCGAAGAACGCCTTGTCCACCGAAGGACAGGAGTTGATGAACGCGGCGGAAAAAGCCGCGGCAAAGGAAGAAAAGCAGGAAAAAGAACAGGCATGA
- a CDS encoding aldo/keto reductase: MNRREFLKSALTIAALAPVTRLAAGAGADGDKTSDAAEGAQVTRRRYKNTALTVPLLGFGCMRLPRLSPDRPDIDQATVKKMIDRAMKAGCNYFDTAYMYHDGLSERCLGELLQAYPRDSYYLTDKMPVWFAKNPGDIEKIFREQLARCKTDYFDFYMLHALDTANWKLAQTYEACEFLARMKKEGKIRKLGFSFHDTPEVLQQIVDAQEWDFAQIQLNYLDWELYRSREQYEILTKAGIPVIVMEPLRGGSLATLSPDATEILKTADPGSSNAAWALRYVASLPNVLCVLSGMTLPEHMEDNLKTFSPLKPLTDSERKTLDLALAAYRKRLAVPCTACRYCMPCPVGVEIPRIFGLYNQYKITGNKWLFLNNYNAIPEDSGASACVNCGRCVKHCPQKIDIPAQLKKIAAEIA, translated from the coding sequence ATGAACAGGCGTGAATTTCTGAAAAGCGCGTTGACCATTGCCGCGCTCGCACCCGTCACCCGCCTTGCGGCGGGGGCCGGAGCCGACGGCGACAAAACATCCGATGCGGCCGAAGGGGCGCAGGTCACCCGCCGCCGCTATAAAAACACCGCCCTTACAGTGCCGCTGCTCGGATTCGGCTGCATGCGGCTGCCGCGGCTTTCGCCGGACAGACCGGATATCGACCAGGCCACCGTGAAAAAGATGATCGACCGCGCGATGAAGGCGGGCTGCAACTACTTCGACACGGCTTACATGTATCATGACGGACTGAGCGAACGCTGCCTCGGCGAGCTGTTGCAGGCGTATCCGCGCGACTCCTATTACCTGACCGACAAGATGCCGGTGTGGTTCGCAAAGAATCCCGGAGACATCGAAAAGATTTTCCGGGAACAGCTTGCGCGGTGCAAAACCGACTATTTCGATTTCTACATGCTCCACGCGCTCGATACGGCGAACTGGAAATTGGCGCAAACCTATGAAGCCTGTGAGTTCCTCGCCCGGATGAAGAAGGAGGGCAAAATCCGCAAGCTCGGCTTTTCCTTCCACGACACGCCGGAGGTATTGCAGCAGATCGTCGATGCGCAGGAGTGGGATTTCGCGCAGATCCAGCTTAATTACCTCGACTGGGAGCTGTACCGCTCGCGGGAACAGTATGAGATCCTGACGAAAGCCGGAATCCCGGTGATCGTGATGGAGCCGCTGCGCGGCGGTTCGCTTGCGACGCTTTCCCCGGATGCGACGGAAATCCTGAAAACTGCCGATCCCGGTTCGAGCAACGCGGCGTGGGCGCTCCGCTATGTGGCGAGTCTGCCGAATGTGCTGTGCGTTCTCTCCGGCATGACGCTGCCGGAACACATGGAGGATAACCTCAAAACCTTCTCTCCGCTGAAACCGCTGACGGACAGCGAACGCAAAACGCTGGATCTGGCGCTGGCGGCGTACCGGAAACGCCTGGCGGTCCCCTGTACGGCCTGCCGCTACTGCATGCCGTGTCCGGTCGGGGTGGAGATTCCCAGAATCTTCGGCCTTTACAATCAGTATAAGATCACCGGCAACAAGTGGCTGTTCCTCAACAACTACAATGCGATTCCGGAAGACTCTGGAGCCTCCGCCTGCGTCAACTGCGGCAGGTGCGTGAAGCACTGTCCGCAGAAAATCGACATCCCTGCGCAATTGAAAAAGATCGCGGCGGAGATCGCATAG